In the Helicobacter sp. 'house sparrow 1' genome, CTAAGAAAATTTATCCCTTGCTTTTAGAATTAGAGGATAAAAAAGGAGCAAAGACAATCATTCAAAATAATCCTAATATTCCCGTAAAACTTGATAAAAAATATCTTTTAGACATTGATACAACAGAAGATATAAAAAGACTTTCTAGTCTAATTTAATCTAGCACCAAATATAAGTTTTTAAAAGAATATTTTATAAATACACCTGAGATATTACCACTTAGATTAGATTTTTTAGTCCAAATCACACTTCTTTATTCGGAATCTTTTTCTTGACTGATAGCTACTCTTATCTTTTATACTTTTGCTTTGTGATCTTTTTTAGTAAGTTGGCTTAAAGTTTAGCTTGATAATACTTTTAACTAAGCCATTTTGGAGCAATAGAATAAAAAATATTTTATATTTGTGTTTTTATGATGATAGGTGTAGCAAATGATTATTTTGTGCGTGTAGCAGAGATTATTGTTGATGTGAAGTATTTACAGGATTATAAAAAATTACTAAAAGAGGGGGTAGAAGCTTCGATGAAGCTTGAGGATGGGGTGATTTTACTTTATCCTGTCGTTGATAGACAAAGACCAAATTATTTTTATGTACTTGAAATTTATGCAAATAAAAAAGCTTATCAACAACATATTAAGACAGATCATTTTTTAAAGTATAAAAGAGAGACTGAGCATATGGTTTTAAAATTAGAATTGATTGATGTAAATCCACTTGTGTTTGTGAAAAGTTTTAAAAGATAAGTCAAAAAATCACAGACCACCAAATCTACGATTTCTAATCTTGTATTGTTGAATGATCTCTTCTAGTTCTTTGGAAGTAAAATTTGGCCATAAGGTTTTAGAAAAATATAGCTCTGCGTAGCTTGATTGCCACAGTAGAAAATTTGAAATTCTTTGCTCCCCTCCTGTTCTAATTAATAAATCCACATCAGGGACGTT is a window encoding:
- a CDS encoding putative quinol monooxygenase — its product is MMIGVANDYFVRVAEIIVDVKYLQDYKKLLKEGVEASMKLEDGVILLYPVVDRQRPNYFYVLEIYANKKAYQQHIKTDHFLKYKRETEHMVLKLELIDVNPLVFVKSFKR